TGCCAGGACAGGGCAAAGGGTTCGATGGTGATGTCGCCCACGCTCAAAGATTCGCTGTCGGATATCCCCATGGCGTCAATGGAGACATCCTTGCTCAGCACGGGCACAATCACGTCGTAGAGCACCTCTGCGCCCAGAAATTTTTTATCCGTTACATGAATGAATCTGTGTACGCTGGCAAACACGTCCAGGTCATAGCCGATGTCGAGTTTCTCTCCGCTGTCGTCGGTTAAGGTGGTGGGATTGTAGAAGGTGTTGTACATGCGGTAATGAAAACCCGGGGGAGGGGTGGATGCGCCCAGCACACCTTCGGTTCCCATGGGGTAATGGGTGCCGGCAGTGGCGCAAAAACCGGCAGAAGCGGTCAAAAACAGACCGGCTGCCCACAGCCCGCAGAAAATACATAAAAACCGTGGTAAAATCCTTTTGGAACCTGTTTTTGCCATACCTGACAATCCTTTCCTGTTTTTCGCCTTGTTGTTTGTACGGGCTTGCATGGTACCCGTGAGCGGCCGATAATGGTGAACGATTATTAAAGCTGCCTTATATAAGGCTTGCCCGGATTGTTCAACCCAAATTGAGCGTTTCAGATTTTTAAAAGCAATTCATTTGGGTTGAAAACCGCTCAATTCAGGTTCAAGTTTTTTGTCCGGGTTTTTACATATCCTTTACAAACTTTTACATTGACTTTTACATTTTTCCGGGCTAATGGATAAATCATGAAAACAGAATTGAGTCCACGACAGCAGCGGTTGCTCGATTATCTCCGGGAGCAGATCGCGGAAACCGGCCAGACGCCGTCTTTGCGCCGGGCCGCCGGGGATCTGGGAGTGAGCCATACGGCAGTGGCGGAAATGCTAAAAGTCCTGGAGCAAAAGGGGCTGGTAAAGCGCCATGGCCGCTACGGCAGGCATCTGCACCTGCTCAACCGCGCCGGCGCAACTGCCGGAATCCAGCGGATCCGGGAAGTTCCGGTCATCGGCCGGATCACCGCCGGGCTGCCCATGTACGCCCAGCAGCAATGGGAGGAAAGCATTGTGGTGGATGCAGAGCTTTATAAGGGAGACAATCTTTTTGCCCTGCGCGTAAAAGGCGATTCCATGACCGGCGCCGGCATCCTCAGCGGGGACCTGGCCATCTGCCGGCCCCGGCAGTATGCTGCAGACGGTGAAATCGCAGCCGTACTCATAAACGGCGAGGAAGCCACGATCAAGCGTTTCTTTGCAAGGGCCGACCATATCCTGCTCAAGTCTGAAAACCCGGATTTTCCGCCCCAGCGCTACGGGTTTGACCAGGTCCTGGTCCAGGGCCGGGTCATCGGGATCCAGCGCGGCCCGGACGTGATGCAGAGGCTCTGATATGGGCCGGGTTTTTGAGCGGGAAGTGATTCATTTGAATATCGCCGATTTTGCCGCGGCCGTGGAAAGCCTCCGGGAGCCCAGTCTTCGGGGCCGGCCCGTGATCATCGCCCCTGCCGGCGGGCAGCGGGCCGGGGTGTATGACATGAGCGAAGAGGCCTACCAGGCCGGTGTGAGAAAAAACATGCCCTTATACCAGGCCCGGCGCCGGTGCCGGGATGCCGCGGTGCTCGCCCCGCAGCCGCAGCGCTACGCACAGGCCATGGCCCGGGTGGTGCGCCGGGTCATGCCGTACTCCCCCTTGATCGAGCCCGGTGAAATGGACGGCCACTTGTTTGTGGACGTCACGGGAACAGGCCGGCTCCACGGCCCGGCCCGGGACGCGGCCCGGCGCATGGCCCGGCAGATCCAAAGGGACCTGGGTTTTTGCCCGGCCTGGGCGGTGGCCGCCAACAAGCTGGTTGCCAAGGTGGCCACGCGGCTGGTAAAGCCGGCAGGGCAGTACCTGGTGGCCCCGGGTGATGAAGCCGGCTTTCTTTGGCCCCTGGGCCTGGATTTGATCCCGGGCATCAGCAGAGACGATCTTT
The Desulfosalsimonas propionicica DNA segment above includes these coding regions:
- the lexA gene encoding transcriptional repressor LexA, which codes for MKTELSPRQQRLLDYLREQIAETGQTPSLRRAAGDLGVSHTAVAEMLKVLEQKGLVKRHGRYGRHLHLLNRAGATAGIQRIREVPVIGRITAGLPMYAQQQWEESIVVDAELYKGDNLFALRVKGDSMTGAGILSGDLAICRPRQYAADGEIAAVLINGEEATIKRFFARADHILLKSENPDFPPQRYGFDQVLVQGRVIGIQRGPDVMQRL